In Mus caroli chromosome 9, CAROLI_EIJ_v1.1, whole genome shotgun sequence, a single window of DNA contains:
- the LOC110302330 gene encoding LOW QUALITY PROTEIN: forkhead box protein R1-like (The sequence of the model RefSeq protein was modified relative to this genomic sequence to represent the inferred CDS: deleted 2 bases in 1 codon): protein MDPQAIVSVCRGAVLLTAPTCDCPRFEEAPSMQASLSVSCTPHNSPPLALKVDPKFQDRNFWASLHGQVPGLLDWDMGNECFLTFTTTHLSEAEQKLALYRLQLVEPPKLPLEKKPNPDKDGPDIEPNLWMWVNPNIVYPPGKLEVAVKKEDQSALPAFQPALKEEEDSCSEASGTAAIASLQAEEEAEEKHIASSPSTWEEPTEEEEAKAHDDSSSLALPSLPTRAPLENPWRLPQAISPEGRLWSRPPLHYFHLIALALRNSPPCGLNVQQIYSFTREHFPFFRTAPEAWKNTVRHNLSFRDSFQKVPASQQGVEASTGPRSCLWKLTEEGHRRFSKEARTLASTQLQSIQQCMSQPDVMPFLFDLQDESSMPY from the exons ATGGATCCTCAGGCAATCGTGAGTGTCTGCAGGGGTGCTGTACTCTTGACCGCTCCCACCTGCGATTGCCCGCGGTTTGAGGAAGCACCTTCCATGCAGGCGAGTCTCTCCGTCTCTTGCACCCCGCACAACTCGCCTCCTCTAGCCTTAAAAGTGGACCCCAAATTCCAGGACCGGAACTTCTGGGCCAGCCTCCATGGCCAGGTTCCGGGCTTGCTGGATTGGGATATGGGCAACGAGTGCTTCTTGACCTTCACCACGACACACTTGTCCGAGGCCGAGCAGAAAC TTGCCCTGTACAGACTCCAACTTGTTGAACCACCAAAACTGcctttggaaaaaaaacccaaccctgaTAAAGATG GTCCAGACATTGAGCCCAATCTGTGGATGTGGGTGAACCCAAACATCGTGTATCCTCCCGGCAAGCTGGAGGTCGCAGTgaaaaaggaagaccagagtgcGCTGCCTGCTTTCCAGCCAGCCctgaaagaggaggaagacagctgTTCAGAAGCTTCG GGTACAGCAGCCATTGCCTCCTTgcaggcagaagaggaagcagaggagaagcaCATTGCCTCTTCCCCTAGCACCTGGGAGGAG cctacagaagaggaggaggccaaGGCTCATGACGACAGCTCCTCTCTGGctctcccatcccttcccacAAGGGCTCCACTCGAGAATCCGTGGAGGCTTCCGCAAGCCATCAGCCCAGAGGGGAGGCTCTGGTCCCGGCCCCCTCTCCATTACTTCCATCTGATTGCCTTGGCACTCAGAAACAGTCCCCCCTGTGGCCTCAATGTACAGCAGATCTACAGCTTCACTCG AGAGCACTTTCCTTTTTTCCGGACAGCCCCAGAAGCCTGGAAGAACACAGTCCGTCACAATCTCAGTTTCCGAGACAGCTTTCAGAAAGTGCCGGCCAGTCAGCAGGGCGTCGAGGCCAGCACTGGGCCTCGATCCTGCCTCTGGAAGTTGACCGAGGAGGGACACCGCCGCTTTTCCAAGGAGGCCCGCACCTTGGCTTCCACTCAGCTGCAAAGTATCCAACAGTGCATGAGCCAGCCAG ATGTGATGCCCTTCCTCTTTGACCTTCAGGATGAATCATCCATGCCCTATTAA